From Myxococcota bacterium, one genomic window encodes:
- the sppA gene encoding signal peptide peptidase SppA, translated as MKTRVHVGFVLLTCLFSVGGNAQVRTADVAERVLNPGPQIASGQDAWSLYNNPAGLAFVNGSELAGGYAHHWSNPDALHQAQFTATFSLFKGLSLGLGTQLQLPDNTSATDKGLVNGQLGLAYRFGRSVSMGGWAFKQRQYANESSDPFLFGFGVQHYPAPWISYGMLSRQVYDNFGSPAEFQVGLSLRPFGDDYTFFGEARFWPTKDSWSGSYHIDPIAGARIDLGGVTLIGQAVINSSPSFMFALDFNFEHFGMGAVAGNAYAGGRFRMSSEAKESVTVPSKKWVRLNINSKGTEDQKPDSLAAKLFAKPSSPLFFLNSLERLIADTSVEGVLVYLDSPDFGFARAEELKNSLMALKNSGKQVVVYLNNTSVVAYYVASAADKIYLNPGAEVKLDAFQTTLVYAKKGLDKLGVEAQAVHAGAYKSAPRVFTANEPGAEEVEVVNAILDERYQHFVEALAKKTGKAPTEMKAQIDLGELSSDEALTAGLVNALMSESDVPELKNQFRTLDKQAHVTTWGEQDKIAIIPIVGTIIAGHAAPSFFFPRVQTGADDVTQWIEHAVNDPFTQGILVRIDSPGGDAFASDQIFQALMKARQKKPVVASMGDIAASGGYYAAAAAQQIWAEPSTLTGSIGVFSLSFSAEKLLDKLGVSSFEFNRGKLPGPTLFRPLSAPERKRQEQLIEWRYTRFKQAIAQGQNRPVEDIAPLAEGRVWTGEQALANHLVHQLGGFSEALNQLKELAGLKKDSKVQLSLYQPQGLGLFNFGASPFASALDLIEHNGKAMALMPFIL; from the coding sequence ATGAAAACTCGTGTCCATGTCGGTTTTGTTCTGCTTACCTGTCTTTTTTCTGTCGGCGGGAACGCGCAAGTTCGAACAGCCGACGTGGCGGAGCGGGTTTTAAACCCTGGCCCTCAGATTGCCAGTGGGCAAGATGCTTGGTCGTTATACAACAATCCTGCGGGTCTAGCCTTTGTCAACGGTTCCGAGCTGGCCGGTGGCTATGCTCACCACTGGAGCAATCCCGACGCCTTGCATCAAGCCCAGTTCACTGCAACATTTAGTCTTTTTAAAGGCCTGTCGCTTGGACTTGGGACGCAGCTTCAACTGCCGGACAATACTTCGGCCACTGACAAAGGTCTGGTGAATGGCCAGCTCGGTCTGGCTTATCGTTTTGGTCGGAGCGTTTCGATGGGTGGTTGGGCGTTTAAGCAACGCCAATATGCCAATGAATCATCGGATCCATTCTTATTTGGATTTGGTGTGCAGCATTACCCAGCGCCATGGATTTCCTACGGCATGCTTTCTCGTCAGGTTTACGACAACTTTGGCTCGCCGGCAGAATTTCAAGTAGGCTTAAGTCTTAGGCCCTTTGGCGATGACTACACTTTTTTTGGTGAGGCGCGCTTTTGGCCAACCAAAGATTCTTGGTCGGGTAGCTATCACATAGATCCCATTGCCGGCGCGCGCATTGACCTAGGCGGCGTCACGCTGATTGGGCAAGCGGTGATTAACAGTTCGCCATCTTTCATGTTCGCCCTAGATTTCAACTTTGAGCACTTCGGCATGGGCGCCGTGGCAGGGAATGCTTACGCTGGTGGCAGATTTAGGATGTCCAGCGAAGCTAAAGAAAGTGTCACCGTGCCATCGAAAAAATGGGTGCGCTTGAACATCAATTCCAAAGGAACTGAAGACCAAAAACCTGACTCATTAGCAGCCAAGCTGTTTGCCAAGCCAAGTTCACCTTTATTTTTTCTAAACTCTCTGGAACGGTTGATTGCAGATACTTCCGTTGAAGGCGTTTTGGTTTATCTAGACTCCCCAGATTTTGGCTTTGCCCGAGCGGAAGAGCTTAAAAATAGTCTAATGGCGCTCAAAAATAGTGGCAAACAAGTGGTGGTGTATTTAAATAACACCAGCGTTGTCGCCTACTACGTGGCTTCAGCCGCAGATAAAATCTATTTAAATCCCGGCGCAGAAGTTAAGCTCGATGCATTCCAAACCACCCTGGTTTACGCAAAAAAAGGGCTAGATAAACTTGGCGTTGAAGCGCAAGCTGTTCATGCCGGTGCTTACAAATCAGCCCCTAGAGTTTTTACAGCAAATGAGCCCGGCGCCGAAGAAGTTGAAGTTGTTAACGCCATTTTAGACGAGCGCTATCAACATTTCGTAGAAGCTTTAGCCAAAAAAACCGGCAAAGCACCGACTGAAATGAAAGCACAAATCGACTTGGGCGAGCTCAGTTCAGACGAAGCGCTCACCGCTGGCTTGGTGAACGCCCTGATGAGCGAAAGCGATGTGCCCGAGCTAAAAAATCAATTCCGCACGCTGGACAAGCAAGCCCACGTGACGACCTGGGGCGAGCAAGACAAAATCGCCATTATACCGATTGTTGGCACCATCATTGCCGGCCATGCAGCACCCTCCTTTTTTTTTCCCAGGGTACAAACCGGCGCGGATGATGTCACTCAGTGGATTGAGCACGCTGTTAACGACCCGTTCACCCAAGGTATCTTAGTTCGCATCGATTCGCCTGGCGGTGATGCTTTCGCTTCCGATCAAATTTTCCAGGCTTTGATGAAAGCGCGTCAAAAAAAACCCGTTGTTGCCTCTATGGGTGATATCGCGGCTTCAGGCGGTTACTACGCTGCCGCAGCAGCTCAACAAATTTGGGCTGAGCCATCAACCCTGACAGGCTCCATTGGCGTTTTCAGCTTGAGTTTTTCCGCCGAAAAACTACTTGATAAACTTGGCGTGTCCAGCTTTGAATTTAATCGAGGCAAACTGCCAGGTCCCACCCTGTTCCGCCCTTTAAGTGCTCCGGAGCGCAAGCGACAAGAACAGCTGATCGAATGGCGCTATACACGTTTTAAACAGGCCATTGCGCAAGGACAAAATCGCCCGGTAGAAGATATTGCTCCGCTGGCGGAAGGCCGTGTTTGGACAGGTGAGCAAGCTTTGGCAAATCATTTGGTTCATCAGCTAGGCGGATTTTCTGAGGCGCTTAACCAACTCAAAGAGCTGGCTGGCCTAAAAAAAGACTCGAAAGTTCAACTCTCCCTTTATCAACCGCAAGGCTTAGGACTATTCAACTTTGGCGCAAGTCCGTTTGCATCCGCCCTGGACCTCATCGAGCATAACGGCAAAGCCATGGCCCTCATGCCATTCATTTTATAG
- a CDS encoding electron transfer flavoprotein subunit alpha/FixB family protein gives MSATHLIVAEYDSTHLKNATLSAVTAAQKIEGTVHGLVLGKNVKHIADAFAKHVSQVHYAEHDGLEHRVAQPYAKVIADVAKSIGATHIWAAATAAGKDMMPRVATRLDAAMASDISDVVDTKTYKRPMWAGGLTGTVALSTSIQVITVRPTEFVQAAANASGNVSNFAADPGPSTTRFVGFEEVKSERPELADASVVISGGRGLKGPEGFKQLIEPLADQLNAAIGASRAVCDAGWVPNDWQVGQTGKVVAPKLYIAIGISGAIQHVAGMKGSKVTVAINKDPEAPIFQVADYGLVGDAFTIVPELIERLKALA, from the coding sequence ATGTCAGCAACCCATTTAATTGTCGCCGAATACGATTCAACCCATCTCAAAAATGCCACGCTCAGCGCAGTCACTGCCGCTCAGAAAATCGAAGGCACCGTCCATGGCTTGGTGTTAGGCAAAAATGTCAAACACATTGCCGATGCCTTTGCAAAACACGTCTCTCAGGTTCACTACGCTGAACACGACGGTCTTGAACATCGCGTGGCGCAGCCATACGCTAAAGTCATCGCAGACGTCGCCAAATCTATCGGTGCCACTCATATCTGGGCAGCCGCCACAGCTGCAGGCAAAGACATGATGCCCCGCGTTGCGACCAGGCTTGATGCGGCGATGGCCTCCGACATATCAGATGTCGTAGACACCAAAACCTACAAACGTCCCATGTGGGCAGGTGGCCTCACCGGCACTGTAGCACTCAGCACGTCAATTCAAGTTATTACTGTGCGTCCAACCGAATTTGTTCAAGCTGCGGCCAATGCATCAGGCAATGTCAGCAATTTCGCCGCCGATCCAGGCCCATCCACCACACGCTTTGTCGGCTTCGAAGAAGTAAAATCGGAACGTCCAGAGCTAGCCGACGCAAGCGTCGTTATATCTGGCGGGCGAGGTCTTAAAGGCCCTGAAGGCTTTAAGCAGTTAATCGAGCCGCTGGCCGATCAATTGAACGCCGCCATCGGTGCAAGCCGAGCCGTTTGCGATGCTGGTTGGGTTCCAAACGATTGGCAGGTGGGTCAAACAGGCAAAGTTGTGGCACCAAAGCTTTACATCGCCATCGGCATTTCTGGCGCGATTCAGCATGTTGCTGGCATGAAAGGCTCTAAAGTCACTGTGGCCATTAACAAAGATCCCGAAGCACCCATTTTCCAAGTGGCCGATTATGGCTTGGTGGGCGATGCTTTCACCATTGTCCCTGAACTCATTGAACGTTTAAAGGCTCTTGCATGA
- a CDS encoding electron transfer flavoprotein subunit beta/FixA family protein, which produces MKILVTVKRVPDYAAKLTIDPSGNKIKTEGVNMIANPFDEIAVEEALRLIEKHGGETCVLSIGTDDCTAQIRAAMAMGADRGILVKTTESLDCVSISKVIAKIFGEEKPDILLMGKQAIDDDSHQVGQMVAERLNLGQATQANKVVLEGEWATVIREADGGLETLSLKMPCVITTDLRLNEPRYASLPGIMKAKKKPLDERELSSLGLSLTPSVTLQKLEMPPNKQAGQILPDVQTLVSKLRDVEKVI; this is translated from the coding sequence ATGAAAATCTTAGTGACTGTCAAACGTGTTCCTGATTACGCAGCCAAGCTGACCATCGACCCTTCGGGCAATAAAATCAAAACGGAAGGCGTTAACATGATCGCCAATCCTTTTGATGAAATCGCCGTCGAAGAGGCTTTGCGGCTTATTGAAAAGCACGGCGGTGAAACGTGTGTTTTATCGATTGGCACAGATGACTGCACCGCTCAAATCAGGGCCGCCATGGCCATGGGCGCCGACCGCGGCATTTTGGTCAAAACCACGGAAAGCCTCGATTGTGTTTCCATCTCCAAAGTCATCGCCAAAATCTTCGGAGAAGAAAAGCCCGATATTCTGCTCATGGGCAAGCAAGCCATCGATGATGACAGCCACCAAGTCGGCCAAATGGTCGCGGAACGCCTAAACTTGGGTCAAGCAACCCAAGCCAATAAAGTGGTGCTCGAAGGCGAATGGGCAACGGTCATCCGCGAAGCAGACGGTGGCCTAGAAACCCTGAGCCTCAAAATGCCTTGCGTCATCACCACCGATTTACGCTTAAATGAGCCAAGATACGCATCTTTGCCCGGCATCATGAAAGCGAAGAAAAAGCCACTCGATGAGCGGGAGTTGTCTTCCTTGGGCCTCAGCCTAACGCCTAGTGTCACATTGCAAAAATTAGAGATGCCGCCGAATAAACAGGCCGGTCAAATCTTGCCCGATGTTCAAACCCTGGTTTCTAAACTTCGTGACGTGGAAAAGGTGATCTAA
- a CDS encoding PspA/IM30 family protein yields MGFLRRFWTMIKSQLNHLVGIAEDPEKMLNQTLMDMQEQLISAKRQVAVAIADEKRLIQQYEKEKQAASEWEERAMLAVGQNNDTLATQALERQAEHVRLASGFEENWRAQKQSVDTLKTGLSKLSQKIDDAKREKDLLIARARRAQAQKSITETMSGLSANSGLETMGRMEEKIRQMEAEADATTELAEEIHSDNLLAEFKKLEQPAKSSEALLALKAKMGVLPPAQEVRQLK; encoded by the coding sequence ATGGGCTTTTTAAGACGCTTTTGGACGATGATCAAATCGCAATTAAACCATCTGGTTGGAATCGCTGAAGATCCCGAAAAGATGCTGAATCAAACGCTGATGGATATGCAGGAGCAGCTCATTTCAGCCAAGCGCCAGGTGGCGGTTGCCATTGCCGATGAAAAACGACTGATTCAACAATACGAAAAAGAAAAGCAAGCAGCATCCGAATGGGAAGAGCGGGCCATGTTAGCCGTTGGCCAAAATAACGACACCTTAGCGACCCAAGCGCTCGAGCGCCAAGCAGAGCATGTCAGACTTGCCTCCGGGTTCGAAGAAAACTGGCGCGCCCAAAAACAATCCGTCGACACACTTAAAACTGGCCTTTCCAAGCTGAGTCAGAAAATCGACGACGCCAAGCGCGAAAAAGATTTACTCATCGCTAGAGCCAGACGCGCTCAAGCTCAAAAAAGCATCACTGAAACCATGTCGGGCCTAAGCGCTAACAGCGGCCTTGAAACCATGGGTCGTATGGAAGAAAAAATTCGTCAAATGGAAGCCGAAGCCGATGCCACGACGGAACTCGCCGAAGAAATTCACAGCGACAACCTCTTGGCAGAGTTCAAAAAACTTGAGCAACCTGCTAAAAGCAGCGAGGCACTTTTAGCATTGAAGGCCAAAATGGGCGTGTTGCCTCCCGCACAAGAAGTGAGACAACTCAAATGA
- a CDS encoding FAD-dependent oxidoreductase codes for MRFIGIMSPRHICQTSDLLILGAGITGLAAAYYLKDACDLRVLEASNELGGVIRTHQQEGYLLESGPDCFMNQKPQCLELAKAIGLHDDIIESQDQNRRVLILREGQLHHTDYSDKAVTEFLGNRAQTNVNPAPFLSFKNGMQAFPQALASQLGERIVPNTPITSIKYADNYWQVGNFKARAVLSTLPAAQTAKLLGVSWPQFGTVSTTSAYLAYKREDIAHSLDAFGVMLPAAENRKISAVTIVSSKFKNRCPDGTVLFRAFTKNAPADARTEIENLFKPGGRPVLEKHFTVKYADPKYASDHAAQVRTIEASLPANFFIAGSPYRGVGLADCIEQAQRFKLARHFER; via the coding sequence ATGAGATTTATAGGGATCATGTCACCACGTCACATCTGTCAAACGTCCGACCTCTTAATTTTAGGCGCAGGGATCACCGGGCTCGCGGCTGCATACTACCTGAAAGACGCATGCGACCTGCGGGTATTAGAGGCGAGCAATGAATTAGGCGGCGTTATTCGCACTCATCAGCAGGAAGGGTATTTGCTAGAATCCGGCCCTGACTGTTTTATGAATCAAAAACCTCAATGCTTGGAGCTCGCCAAAGCAATCGGTTTACACGACGATATTATCGAAAGCCAAGATCAAAATCGGCGTGTCCTGATTCTAAGAGAGGGCCAGCTCCACCACACTGACTATTCAGACAAAGCCGTCACTGAGTTTCTAGGCAACCGAGCACAAACCAACGTCAACCCTGCACCGTTTTTGAGTTTTAAAAATGGCATGCAGGCATTCCCGCAAGCTCTGGCTAGCCAGCTTGGCGAGAGAATCGTGCCAAACACACCAATCACGTCAATTAAATACGCAGACAACTACTGGCAAGTAGGAAATTTCAAAGCACGAGCCGTTCTATCGACTTTGCCTGCGGCGCAAACAGCGAAGCTACTTGGCGTTTCCTGGCCGCAATTCGGAACGGTCTCAACGACTAGCGCCTATTTAGCGTACAAACGCGAAGATATTGCGCATTCGCTGGATGCATTTGGCGTCATGCTGCCTGCAGCCGAGAATCGAAAAATAAGCGCAGTCACCATTGTTTCATCGAAGTTTAAAAATCGTTGTCCAGACGGCACGGTTTTATTCAGAGCCTTCACCAAAAACGCCCCTGCCGATGCGCGCACTGAAATCGAAAACCTTTTCAAACCTGGGGGGCGGCCCGTTTTAGAAAAGCACTTCACTGTCAAGTACGCCGATCCGAAATACGCAAGCGATCACGCCGCGCAAGTAAGGACTATCGAAGCATCTTTACCAGCAAACTTCTTTATCGCAGGCAGTCCTTATCGAGGCGTTGGCTTGGCAGACTGCATTGAACAGGCGCAGCGGTTTAAGCTTGCACGCCACTTCGAACGGTGA
- a CDS encoding Fic family protein: MFFEFDDFDVRERFFAIEEKVQKLKHVLNKKHHEFNHQFRDMCSRAYVLHDSALDGQVINVEDIHLAFNAQVRPSTFKNRIMHEIKNHRRLFQEMCLVPQEVRSEHEIYQPNTVRFEDVIKLHLELYQNVGKRDQGAFRRIIPLHGTYLHELIEPGLIKVRLQDLCAQTEHPEFRAQHPVNQAVIFHRQFMSIFPFSEGSGKIGRLYMNSFLKQGGYGSVIIHGSERQRYYEALREGQEPLREFLLDSMDSALESQLKYARETV; this comes from the coding sequence ATGTTTTTTGAATTCGACGACTTTGACGTTCGGGAACGTTTTTTCGCTATCGAAGAAAAAGTTCAAAAACTTAAACATGTATTAAACAAAAAGCACCATGAGTTTAATCATCAATTTCGGGATATGTGTAGTCGGGCCTATGTGCTTCACGATTCTGCTCTAGATGGACAGGTGATAAATGTAGAAGACATTCATCTGGCTTTCAACGCGCAGGTTCGGCCATCTACTTTCAAAAACCGAATCATGCACGAGATTAAAAACCATCGGCGCCTGTTTCAGGAGATGTGCCTGGTCCCGCAAGAAGTGCGCTCTGAACACGAGATATATCAGCCCAACACGGTGAGATTTGAAGATGTCATCAAACTGCATCTAGAGCTCTATCAAAACGTGGGTAAACGCGATCAAGGCGCCTTCAGACGCATTATCCCCCTTCACGGAACCTATCTGCACGAGCTGATTGAGCCGGGCCTAATCAAAGTTCGGCTACAAGATTTGTGCGCTCAAACAGAACACCCAGAGTTCAGAGCACAACATCCGGTTAATCAAGCCGTGATATTCCACCGTCAGTTCATGTCGATTTTCCCTTTCTCAGAAGGTTCCGGAAAAATCGGCCGGCTTTACATGAACAGCTTCCTCAAACAAGGCGGCTACGGCTCCGTAATTATCCACGGCAGTGAAAGACAGCGATATTACGAAGCCTTAAGAGAAGGGCAGGAACCGCTAAGGGAATTCCTTCTAGATAGCATGGATTCAGCACTCGAGTCTCAACTGAAATACGCTAGAGAGACGGTATAA
- the tnpA gene encoding IS200/IS605 family transposase, translated as MSQSLASVKLHIIFSTKERTPWLSPEIRHECHRYLATVAKNNNSHVYEVGGVSDHVHILLTLPRTLTLSKLVEILKTATSKWIKKRDQSLTHFAWQTGYGVFSVSQSQLPKVQRYIKEQELHHQKASFKDELVQFLKNSNVKFNEEYLLD; from the coding sequence ATGTCTCAATCATTGGCGTCAGTAAAATTACATATTATTTTTAGCACCAAGGAACGCACGCCTTGGTTGTCGCCCGAAATTCGTCATGAGTGCCACCGGTATCTTGCCACGGTTGCTAAAAATAATAATTCTCACGTATATGAAGTTGGCGGAGTAAGCGACCACGTCCACATTTTACTAACGCTCCCGCGAACATTAACATTGTCAAAATTAGTGGAGATATTAAAAACAGCAACTTCTAAATGGATTAAAAAAAGGGATCAAAGTTTAACGCATTTTGCTTGGCAAACTGGTTATGGCGTTTTTTCTGTAAGCCAATCTCAGCTACCGAAGGTCCAGCGATATATCAAAGAGCAGGAACTTCATCACCAAAAAGCAAGCTTCAAGGACGAACTTGTCCAGTTTTTAAAAAATTCAAATGTCAAATTTAACGAAGAGTATTTGCTAGACTAG
- a CDS encoding tetratricopeptide repeat protein, producing MANKASERHNERGIELALKGWEAEALCEFEKAIVHDPEFAPPYDNIANVYAERGQHLEALKLYIRALELAPDDSTIHYNFGCFLSNYASDMAIAAYRHAGQSASSFPEVHLNLGMSLMAGGHMGEAIEQLQIATQAAPNDAAASYELACALLQTGQFKEAVSEFRRATLKDPEQQAAWFQLGSCYLQQGFYTEANNALARALQLEPKDPFCLCELACLRHLQGQEKESQTLLEKGLKLDRPGVESRILKTPHLKILKRP from the coding sequence ATGGCGAATAAGGCAAGCGAAAGACACAACGAACGAGGCATCGAACTAGCCCTCAAAGGCTGGGAGGCCGAAGCGTTGTGTGAGTTCGAAAAAGCCATCGTGCATGACCCTGAATTCGCTCCACCCTACGATAATATTGCAAACGTCTACGCTGAGCGCGGCCAACATTTAGAAGCCCTCAAATTATACATCCGAGCTTTAGAACTCGCACCAGACGACTCCACCATTCATTACAACTTCGGCTGCTTTCTATCAAACTACGCCAGCGACATGGCCATCGCAGCTTACCGGCATGCTGGCCAGTCAGCGTCCAGCTTTCCCGAAGTTCACCTAAATCTCGGCATGTCGCTTATGGCCGGGGGCCATATGGGCGAAGCGATTGAACAACTGCAAATTGCGACTCAAGCGGCTCCTAATGATGCAGCCGCATCTTACGAGTTAGCCTGCGCCTTATTGCAAACGGGGCAATTTAAAGAAGCCGTGTCTGAATTTCGACGCGCAACACTTAAAGATCCTGAGCAGCAAGCCGCTTGGTTTCAACTAGGCAGCTGCTATCTGCAACAAGGCTTTTACACAGAGGCAAACAATGCACTTGCTCGGGCCTTGCAGTTAGAGCCGAAGGATCCCTTTTGCCTGTGCGAACTCGCTTGTTTGCGCCACCTGCAGGGGCAAGAGAAAGAAAGTCAGACCCTTTTAGAAAAGGGGCTAAAACTAGACCGACCCGGCGTAGAATCTAGAATCCTAAAGACACCCCATTTAAAAATATTAAAACGCCCCTAA
- a CDS encoding AI-2E family transporter yields MDYFKKNQKVLILAALWFAIVVGLFLLSEVLLPFALAILLAYVLDPLVTRINHKRIRGRMIPRFVAVLIIYGCIGVFVYLFSTLFLPELYQELVRLAKTATEALNELRETNLQEFANRIEYYLQYYHLPFQEIDLVQLLHNSLTDLSEFIKAQSSNIVFELQSLVKGVFGFFFNLILVLMIAGFILVDTGRIRIFAMGMVTGNARPAFEQFLAKVDSGLAGVVRGQLIICVVNAVLTLIGLLLLKVKFALILATLAGLFSLIPIFGSIISTVPIALVAMLTSLWTGVLALLWIAGIHFLEANFLNPKILGKTAQIHPVIVVLALVAGEHFFGIFGALLAVPIASIMLTLFESLLVKAHTYGE; encoded by the coding sequence ATGGACTACTTTAAGAAAAATCAAAAAGTTCTAATTTTAGCGGCGCTATGGTTTGCGATCGTAGTAGGCCTTTTTCTGCTCAGCGAGGTGCTGTTGCCATTCGCTTTGGCAATCTTGCTCGCTTATGTTTTGGACCCGTTGGTCACCCGCATCAACCACAAACGGATTCGAGGCCGTATGATTCCTCGCTTTGTGGCGGTACTGATTATTTACGGCTGCATCGGCGTTTTTGTTTATCTGTTCTCAACGTTGTTTTTACCTGAACTCTATCAAGAGTTGGTCCGCCTAGCGAAAACGGCTACGGAAGCCTTGAACGAACTGCGCGAAACCAATCTTCAGGAATTTGCCAACCGCATTGAATATTACCTGCAATATTATCACCTGCCGTTTCAGGAAATCGATTTAGTCCAATTGTTACACAACTCTTTGACCGACCTGTCCGAGTTTATCAAAGCGCAATCCTCCAACATTGTGTTCGAACTGCAAAGTTTAGTGAAAGGCGTGTTTGGCTTCTTCTTCAACTTAATCCTAGTGCTCATGATCGCTGGCTTTATCTTGGTAGATACCGGCCGCATCCGAATCTTCGCCATGGGTATGGTCACCGGCAATGCAAGACCAGCATTCGAGCAGTTTTTAGCGAAGGTGGACTCAGGCCTGGCGGGCGTTGTGCGAGGTCAGCTGATTATTTGCGTGGTCAATGCGGTTTTGACTCTGATTGGACTACTCTTACTTAAAGTGAAATTCGCGCTGATTTTAGCCACGTTGGCAGGACTATTCAGCTTGATACCTATTTTTGGCAGCATTATCAGCACGGTTCCGATTGCCCTGGTGGCGATGCTAACCTCTCTATGGACTGGCGTGTTAGCGCTTTTATGGATCGCTGGGATTCATTTCTTAGAAGCCAACTTTTTAAACCCGAAGATTTTAGGCAAAACCGCCCAAATTCATCCGGTCATTGTCGTTTTGGCGCTGGTCGCCGGAGAACACTTCTTCGGCATCTTCGGAGCATTGTTGGCGGTACCTATTGCAAGTATCATGCTAACGCTGTTTGAATCCCTGCTAGTCAAAGCACACACCTATGGCGAATAA
- a CDS encoding 3'(2'),5'-bisphosphate nucleotidase CysQ → MTLSIELKIAEQLARQAGERALKLQHLGVARYKDNFEGPVTEGDLQADQIICEGLKQSFPDDLIISEESYVAGSLVPEAHRIWFIDPIDGTKDYAAGGAEYSVMIGLCINNQPVLGIVFEPATGILWRTDGESAERVEADGSIHSLNVQLRQISATGPTLAASHHHRSEFLDFLESSLPISKIIQKSSVGLKIALIVDGKADAYISSGRRIKLWDTCAPVAILIASGGVFKTIQGNTPDYMGPIQHGIEISAATPHASLWLADRLQKVIEQWTTLRKIKKF, encoded by the coding sequence ATGACGCTTTCAATCGAATTAAAAATCGCTGAGCAATTAGCGCGTCAAGCGGGCGAGCGCGCCCTAAAACTTCAACACTTGGGCGTTGCCCGTTATAAAGATAACTTTGAGGGCCCTGTCACGGAAGGCGATTTACAGGCAGACCAAATCATTTGCGAAGGCCTTAAGCAAAGCTTCCCAGATGATTTAATTATCAGTGAAGAGAGCTACGTCGCTGGCTCGTTGGTGCCCGAAGCGCACCGAATCTGGTTTATCGATCCGATTGACGGAACCAAAGACTATGCCGCTGGCGGCGCCGAATACTCGGTGATGATAGGCCTTTGCATAAACAACCAGCCGGTTTTAGGCATCGTGTTCGAGCCCGCAACAGGCATTCTATGGCGCACAGACGGAGAAAGTGCCGAGCGCGTTGAAGCCGATGGAAGCATTCACAGCTTAAATGTTCAGCTGAGGCAGATTTCAGCCACAGGCCCTACACTGGCCGCGAGCCACCACCATCGCTCTGAATTTCTAGATTTTCTCGAAAGTTCGCTGCCTATCTCAAAAATTATTCAAAAAAGTTCAGTTGGACTAAAAATTGCTCTGATTGTGGACGGAAAAGCCGATGCATATATCAGTTCAGGCAGGCGCATTAAACTTTGGGACACTTGCGCGCCAGTAGCAATTTTAATCGCATCTGGCGGCGTTTTTAAAACCATTCAGGGCAACACACCCGATTATATGGGCCCTATTCAGCATGGGATTGAAATTAGTGCTGCAACACCCCATGCTAGCCTCTGGTTGGCAGACAGGCTTCAAAAGGTAATAGAGCAATGGACTACTTTAAGAAAAATCAAAAAGTTCTAA
- a CDS encoding AAA family ATPase, translating to MYLDYFGLSEEAFTMTPNPRFIYWTKQHEAAAEALAYGIHGRKGFLMLTGEVGTGKTTICREVIGRLHEKTDTAVILNPLLSTTGLLKAILADFGYSRQGESNEEMVEQLNSSLLEKASSGHNAVLWIDEAQNLSFEALEAIRLLSNLETDDKKLLQIVLVGQPELEKLLQEYRLRQLNQRISIRQRLGSLTFEELSEYIKHRLFVAGDRKNVDFDRRAIKYIYKYAKGSPRMTNMLCDRTLLAAYSKRTRSIDHRLVKEAFYDLGWR from the coding sequence ATGTATTTGGATTACTTTGGGCTTTCGGAAGAAGCGTTTACCATGACGCCGAATCCGCGCTTCATCTATTGGACTAAGCAACATGAGGCTGCTGCAGAGGCACTGGCCTATGGCATTCATGGTCGCAAAGGCTTTTTAATGCTGACTGGCGAAGTTGGGACTGGCAAGACCACCATCTGCCGAGAAGTCATCGGTAGGCTGCATGAAAAGACAGACACGGCGGTCATCTTAAATCCGCTCCTTTCAACCACTGGTCTGCTGAAAGCAATTCTTGCTGATTTTGGCTATAGCCGCCAGGGCGAGTCTAACGAAGAAATGGTCGAGCAATTAAACAGCTCCCTTTTGGAAAAAGCCAGCAGCGGCCACAACGCGGTGCTTTGGATTGACGAAGCACAGAATTTGTCATTCGAGGCGCTAGAGGCCATTAGGCTTCTATCGAATTTAGAAACAGACGACAAAAAGCTTTTGCAAATCGTGCTGGTTGGCCAGCCAGAGCTGGAAAAGCTGTTGCAGGAGTATCGTTTAAGACAGTTAAACCAACGCATTAGCATTCGCCAGCGCCTGGGTTCTCTGACTTTTGAAGAGCTTTCTGAGTACATCAAGCATCGGCTATTTGTTGCTGGCGATAGAAAGAACGTCGATTTCGATCGCCGGGCCATCAAGTATATCTATAAATATGCCAAGGGCTCACCGCGTATGACCAACATGCTTTGTGACCGAACACTTTTAGCTGCGTATTCCAAGCGTACCCGCAGCATTGACCATCGATTGGTAAAAGAAGCTTTTTACGATTTAGGATGGAGATAG